One stretch of Armigeres subalbatus isolate Guangzhou_Male chromosome 2, GZ_Asu_2, whole genome shotgun sequence DNA includes these proteins:
- the LOC134216230 gene encoding anamorsin homolog, whose amino-acid sequence MNFIQTNNHVLYIWSGTISADIEQEVNQLKTIPNVQVNVENADRVLLAGYGQSQFDVVLANVYSANAELASHLLKLVKPKGKVVFKDDSANADTTRSNLLLSGFINITSENGNVIGEKPNYEVGSAAKLSLGGNKAKVAAVWKLDVDDEEDERIDADELLDEEDKIKPTAESLRVCGTTGKRKACKDCSCGLAEELNAESKGATVQTSEAKSSCGSCYLGDAFRCATCPYLGMPAFKPGEKILLTDTQMRADI is encoded by the exons ATGAATTTCATACAGACGAATAATCACGTTCTTTACATATGGAGCGGAACTATCAGCGCCGACATTGAACAGGAAGTGAATCAACTGAAAACCATTCCAAACGTTCAGGTGAACGTGGAGAATGCCGATCGTGTCCTGCTAG CTGGTTATGGCCAATCACAGTTCGATGTGGTGCTGGCAAACGTTTACTCGGCAAATGCCGAACTGGCTTCCCATTTACTTAAGCTGGTGAAACCGAAAGGAAAAGTAGTGTTCAAGGATGACTCAGCTAATGCCGATACTACTCGTTCGAACCTGCTATTGTCTGGCTTTATCAACATAACATCAGAGAATGGAAATG TGATCGGAGAAAAACCTAACTATGAGGTGGGATCAGCGGCAAAGCTCTCGTTGGGAGGTAACAAAGCAAAAGTAGCAGCCGTTTGGAAACTCGATGTCGATGATGAGGAGGATGAACGCATCGATGCCGACGAATTACTAGACGAGGAAGACAAAATTAAACCAACGGCAGAATCATTGAGAG tatGCGGAACGACCGGTAAGCGCAAAGCTTGCAAGGACTGCTCTTGTGGCCTGGCTGAAGAGCTAAATGCTGAATCGAAGGGAGCTACCGTGCAGACAAGTGAAGCCAAATCCTCATGTGGAAGC TGCTACCTAGGAGATGCGTTCCGTTGCGCTACCTGTCCGTACCTTGGCATGCCGGCTTTCAAACCAGGAGAGAAAATTTTGCTGACGGATACCCAAATGCGTGCAGATATTTAA
- the LOC134212123 gene encoding U3 small nucleolar ribonucleoprotein protein MPP10, which translates to MVKISNGTTPLKKGLKSALKHFRSHTKNPEVYLTAQSTRSEKIKSLVKSLYDHANGLDVETAGSKPYLDELVVDEMDEEQIWQQLELKNEQLLDNNLPKTSKLLSASEKRFQLLFRTEDGDADEMDIRAEDDEMEGESELEEQEEITPNKRKKTKTQGTKKNKKKSIVDDEFFKLDDMARFLDEEDAREMRRQAGKPEKNPLIEIDYFSENVGDDEDSDSEDMKYADFFEDDEEDSESEPESIQEQQDNQMSAGTENSEAEDDEEKVEDEQESEDEVERNRRLRFELYNSSGDFLPGKYSKKSNNILSESVEDDEEKNEEAEHEEKEQKEEGQKSSFELRQEKLQQKIKKMENKLLEDKPWQLKGEISADTRPQNSLLEEVLEFESTTRPAPVVTEETTMRLEDIIKQRIKNKAFDDVERKIRPPDNPREYRKQLVLDSEKSKESLAQIYEKDYLKQLKEANPDAQDTEEEEPKDHIQIRGQMKTLLAQLDALSNFHYTPRPAVPDLKIITNTPAINMEEVAPVATSNATLLAPEEVHNRPKGDVMSKGERTKTDKNRERRLKKRFQREKFQRQAEKEQKQLEKGHKPKGKDLHEKLVKKVSQAKNVSTMAETKGVAKSSTAFFSQLQDEVSSQIKSKANGDRKKSKNKGANGLQATHIKL; encoded by the exons ATGGTGAAGATAAGCAATGGCACAACACCGCTGAAAAAAGGACTGAAATCAGCGTTGAAACACTTTCGCAGTCATACAAAAAATCCGGAGGTTTATCTAAC AGCACAATCAACGCGATCAGAGAAGATAAAATCACTTGTTAAATCGTTATACGATCATGCAAATGGGCTGGATGTGGAAACTGCCGGAAGCAAACCCTATCTTGATGAGCTGGTCGTGGATGAAATGGACGAGGAACAAATTTGGCAGCAGCTGGAGCTGAAAAACGAACAACTGCTGGACAATAATCTTCCCAAAACGTCAAAGTTACTCTCAGCCAGCGAAAAAAGGTTCCAGTTGCTGTTCCGAACTGAAGATGGAGATGCAGATGAAATGGACATTCGAGCGGAAGATGACGAGATGGAAGGCGAAAGCGAGTTGGAAGAACAGGAAGAAATTACTCCCAATAAACGAAAAAAGACCAAAACACAGGGgacaaagaaaaacaaaaagaaatctATTGTGGATGATGAGTTCTTTAAACTAGACGACATGGCTCGATTCCTAGATGAAGAAGACGCCCGCGAAATGAGACGACAAGCGGGCAAGCCGGAAAAGAATCCATTGATCGAGATTGATTATTTCAGTGAAAACGTAGGAGATGATGAAGACAGCGATTCAGAGGACATGAAATACGCTGACTTTTTCGAAGATGATGAGGAAGATAGTGAGAGCGAGCCGGAATCAATCCAAGAACAACAGGATAATCAAATGAGTGCTGGAACTGAAAATTCCGAAGCTGAAGATGATGAAGAAAAGGTAGAAGATGAGCAAGAATCGGAAGACGAAGTAGAACGTAACCGCCGACTGCGCTTTGAGCTGTATAATAGCTCAGGCGATTTTTTGCCGGGAAAATATTCTAAGAAATCGAATAATATTTTGTCTGAGTCGGTTGAAGACGATgaggaaaaaaatgaagaagcaGAGCAtgaagaaaaagagcaaaaagaggAAGGCCAGAAATCATCTTTCGAGTTGAGACAAGAGAAGCTTCAGcagaagattaaaaaaatggagAACAAATTATTAGAAGACAAACCTTGGCAATTGAAGGGTGAAATTTCTGCTGATACTCGACCTCAGAATTCTCTGCTAGAAGAAGTGTTGGAGTTTGAATCCACTACTCGTCCTGCGCCGGTGGTGACCGAAGAAACCACGATGCGTCTCGAGGATATCATAAAGCAGCGAATAAAAAACAAAGCTTTCGACGACGTTGAGCGAAAAATACGTCCACCAGACAATCCACGAGAATACCGAAAACAATTGGTTCTTGATTCCGAAAAAAGCAAAGAATCGTTGGCTCAAATATACGAAAAGGACTATCTGAAACAGTTGAAAGAAGCCAATCCAGATGCACAGGATACCGAAGAGGAGGAACCAAAAGATCACATACAAATACGTGGTCAAATGAAAACCCTTCTCGCTCAGTTGGATGCGTTGTCGAACTTCCATTACACCCCACGTCCTGCCGTTCCGGATTTGAAAATTATCACCAACACTCCGGCCATCAACATGGAAGAGGTAGCTCCGGTAGCCACGAGCAATGCCACTCTACTAGCACCAGAAGAAGTGCATAACCGACCGAAAGGAGACGTCATGTCCAAAGGAGAACGCACTAAGACCGATAAAAACCGCGAACGCCGGCTGAAGAAGCGTTTCCAGCGGGAAAAGTTTCAACGGCAAGCGGAAAAGGAGCAAAAACAGCTGGAAAAGGGCCACAAACCGAAAGGCAAAGACCTTCACGAGAAGTTGGTGAAAAAGGTTTCTCAAGCGAAGAACGTCAGCACCATGGCGGAGACCAAGGGGGTAGCCAAGTCGTCGACCGCATTCTTCTCGCAGCTGCAGGATGAAGTCAGCTCGCAAATCAAGAGCAAAGCGAACGGGGATCGAAAAAAGTCCAAAAACAAAGGTGCCAATGGATTGCAGGCAACACATATTAAGCTGTAA